A genomic stretch from Haloferax sp. Atlit-12N includes:
- a CDS encoding P-loop NTPase, with translation MILAVVSGKGGVGKSTLSFELAAELGAVVVDADLGMANLPYAPGPDLHDVLAGRADPLEAVRSGGPVSILPCGRTLAGARAADVRLLADALHAVEAAYGDVVVDCPAGMRADAGVPLTIADACVVVASPKGYALADAVRTRELARELGCGLAAVAVNRVVDEVPLDAFADVLGAPATEIPADSRLAEAVERFDPVVASSPESLPSSRIRELADAVRVSGR, from the coding sequence GTGATTCTCGCGGTCGTCTCCGGGAAGGGCGGCGTCGGGAAGTCGACGCTGTCGTTCGAACTCGCGGCGGAACTGGGGGCAGTCGTCGTCGATGCCGACCTCGGGATGGCGAACCTCCCGTACGCCCCCGGTCCCGACCTCCACGACGTGCTCGCGGGGCGCGCGGACCCGCTCGAAGCCGTCCGCTCGGGCGGCCCGGTCTCGATTCTCCCGTGCGGGCGGACGCTCGCCGGTGCACGGGCGGCCGACGTGCGCCTCCTCGCCGACGCGCTTCACGCGGTCGAAGCGGCCTACGGCGACGTGGTCGTGGACTGTCCCGCGGGGATGCGCGCCGACGCCGGCGTCCCGCTCACTATCGCCGACGCCTGCGTCGTGGTCGCGTCACCGAAGGGGTACGCGCTGGCCGACGCGGTTCGGACGCGGGAACTCGCGCGCGAACTCGGGTGCGGACTCGCCGCCGTCGCGGTCAACCGCGTCGTCGACGAGGTGCCGCTCGACGCCTTCGCCGACGTGCTCGGCGCACCGGCGACGGAGATTCCCGCGGACTCCCGACTTGCCGAGGCAGTCGAGCGGTTCGACCCGGTCGTCGCCTCGTCGCCGGAGAGCCTTCCCAGTAGTCGTATTCGAGAACTCGCGGACGCGGTTCGCGTAAGCGGCCGGTAG
- a CDS encoding LAGLIDADG family homing endonuclease, with translation MAQAPQNRDLTERFIEFYRNYYREEIGKLAQQYPKEKRSLYIDYDDLYRFDAELADDYITKPGQFQEYAEEALRLFDLPADVKLGQAHVRMRNLPETVDIRNIRVNDDHIGTLISVQGIVRKATDVRPKITEAAFECQRCGTMSYIPQGDGGFQEPHECQGCERQGPFRIDFDQSNFIDSQKLRVQESPEGLRGGETPQSIDINLSDDVTGKVTAGDHVTAVGVLHIEQQTSGNEKTPVFDYYMEGISLTIEDEEFEDMEISDEDVAEIVELSNDPAIYEKMVESVAPAIYGYEQEKMAMILQLFSGVTKHLPDGSRIRGDLHMLLIGDPGTGKCVDGDTRVTLADGRDVSIRELVESNLDDPKPIDDGVWDTADFTVPSLGPDGTLTPRQATKVWKREAPDRMLRIQTNTGREIEVTPSHPLFTRTDGMTTAVRADGLTEGEFLAAPHSLPVTGRDELDVDFRRSKSHNAIRLELPDEWEPWLARLIGYIVAEGYVEQRDDATGFVSVTNNDREVLDDVADAFDRLGVNHFERSPHEEKSAREVICGSGELVSFLENLSPALLAGSAEQRIPEQLMSASANTGRAFLRALIEGEGHVSASQREITVASMSRELLEDVRTLLLTAGIRSQLRPRQNGSYRLRISGNDFRTYVDEIGFVTERKSLATTEFVGTNGNTNTDLIPAGGELRELREALGLTQAECGLPRSTYQHYERGDRTPSRGSLSCVVSAFEDALQSRDGEESRAVADGGRSVADRVSELRSLVDGNVAWERIQSIELVEPAEEWVYDLEVEGTHSYVSNGLVSHNSQMLSYIRHIAPRSVYTSGKGSSSAGLTAAAVRDDFGDGQQWTLEAGALVLADKGIAAVDELDKMRPEDRSAMHEGLEQQQISVSKAGINATLKSRCSLLGAANPKYGRFDQYEPIGEQIDLEPALISRFDLIFTVTDDPDPDEDSKLADHILKTNYAGELNTQRTNVANSEFTEQQVDAVTDEVAPTIDAELLRKYIAYAKRTCYPTMTDEAKQVIRDFYVDFRARGADEDAPVPVTARKLEALVRLGEASARVRLSDKVTREDAERVTGIVESCLRDIGMDPETGEFDADIVETGRSKTQRDRIKNLLELIRTMQEEYEEGAPHEEVLERANSELNMDEKTVNDQLDKLKMKGDIYEPRGDVYRAT, from the coding sequence ATGGCGCAGGCCCCCCAGAACCGAGACCTGACGGAGCGGTTCATCGAGTTCTACCGCAACTACTATCGAGAGGAAATCGGAAAACTCGCACAGCAGTACCCGAAAGAAAAACGGTCGCTGTACATCGATTACGACGACCTCTATCGGTTCGACGCGGAACTCGCAGACGACTATATCACGAAGCCCGGCCAGTTCCAGGAGTACGCGGAGGAGGCGCTGCGCCTGTTCGACCTCCCCGCGGACGTGAAGCTCGGGCAGGCGCACGTCCGGATGCGCAACCTCCCCGAGACGGTCGACATCCGGAACATCCGAGTCAACGACGACCACATCGGGACGCTCATCTCGGTGCAGGGAATCGTCCGCAAGGCGACCGACGTGCGCCCGAAAATCACGGAGGCCGCCTTCGAGTGCCAGCGCTGCGGGACGATGAGCTACATCCCGCAGGGCGACGGCGGCTTTCAGGAGCCACACGAGTGTCAGGGATGCGAGCGTCAGGGGCCGTTCCGCATCGACTTCGACCAGTCGAACTTCATCGACTCCCAGAAGCTGCGCGTCCAGGAGTCCCCCGAGGGCCTGCGCGGGGGCGAGACGCCGCAGAGCATCGACATCAACCTCTCGGACGACGTGACCGGCAAGGTCACCGCCGGCGACCATGTCACCGCTGTCGGCGTCCTCCACATCGAACAGCAGACCTCGGGCAACGAGAAGACGCCCGTCTTCGACTACTACATGGAGGGCATCTCGCTCACCATCGAGGACGAGGAGTTCGAGGACATGGAGATATCCGACGAGGACGTGGCCGAAATCGTCGAACTCTCGAACGACCCGGCCATCTACGAGAAGATGGTCGAGTCCGTCGCGCCCGCCATCTACGGCTACGAGCAGGAGAAGATGGCCATGATTCTCCAGCTGTTCTCGGGCGTCACGAAACACCTGCCCGACGGGTCGCGGATTCGCGGCGACCTGCACATGCTGCTGATAGGGGACCCTGGTACCGGGAAGTGTGTCGACGGTGATACGCGAGTCACGCTCGCCGACGGGCGCGACGTGTCGATTCGAGAGTTGGTCGAATCGAACCTTGACGATCCGAAACCAATCGACGACGGCGTCTGGGACACCGCGGACTTCACCGTCCCGTCACTCGGCCCCGACGGAACGCTCACGCCGCGTCAGGCGACGAAAGTCTGGAAGCGAGAGGCCCCAGACCGGATGCTCCGTATCCAGACGAACACCGGCCGCGAAATCGAGGTCACTCCCTCCCACCCGTTGTTCACCCGAACCGACGGGATGACGACCGCAGTCAGGGCGGACGGCTTAACCGAAGGAGAGTTCCTCGCGGCACCGCACTCGCTCCCGGTGACGGGTCGGGACGAACTCGACGTCGACTTCCGGCGATCGAAGTCGCATAACGCGATTCGACTCGAACTCCCAGACGAGTGGGAGCCCTGGCTCGCTCGGCTCATCGGCTACATCGTCGCTGAGGGGTACGTCGAACAGCGCGACGATGCGACCGGGTTCGTCTCCGTAACGAACAACGACCGCGAAGTGCTCGACGACGTGGCAGACGCGTTCGACCGTCTCGGCGTCAACCACTTCGAGCGGTCCCCGCACGAAGAAAAGAGCGCGCGTGAGGTCATCTGTGGGTCCGGCGAGCTCGTTAGCTTCCTCGAAAACCTCTCCCCGGCACTCTTGGCGGGTTCGGCCGAGCAACGAATCCCGGAACAGCTCATGTCGGCAAGTGCGAACACCGGCCGGGCGTTCCTCCGCGCGCTCATCGAAGGCGAAGGCCACGTCTCGGCGAGCCAACGAGAGATAACGGTCGCCTCGATGAGTCGTGAACTCCTCGAAGACGTCCGGACGCTCCTGCTCACGGCTGGTATCCGGTCGCAACTGCGCCCACGACAAAACGGGAGCTACCGGCTCCGAATCAGCGGCAACGACTTCCGGACGTACGTCGACGAAATCGGATTCGTAACCGAGCGGAAGTCCCTTGCGACCACCGAATTCGTGGGAACCAACGGGAACACGAACACCGACTTGATTCCCGCCGGCGGAGAGCTTCGGGAACTCCGCGAGGCGCTCGGGCTCACGCAGGCCGAGTGTGGCCTTCCGCGGTCGACGTACCAGCACTACGAACGAGGCGACCGCACCCCGAGTCGCGGAAGCCTCTCCTGTGTCGTCTCGGCGTTCGAAGATGCACTGCAGAGCCGAGACGGCGAAGAGTCACGAGCGGTCGCTGATGGGGGCCGCTCGGTTGCAGACCGCGTCTCTGAGCTCCGGTCGCTCGTCGATGGCAACGTCGCATGGGAGCGGATTCAGTCGATAGAGCTCGTCGAACCCGCCGAAGAGTGGGTGTACGACCTCGAAGTGGAGGGAACACACAGCTACGTTTCCAACGGGCTCGTCTCGCACAACTCCCAGATGTTGTCATACATCCGACATATAGCGCCACGGTCGGTCTACACGTCCGGTAAGGGTTCGTCCTCGGCGGGTCTCACCGCCGCGGCCGTCCGCGACGACTTCGGCGACGGTCAGCAGTGGACGCTCGAAGCCGGCGCGCTCGTCCTCGCGGACAAGGGTATCGCGGCGGTCGACGAGCTGGACAAGATGCGGCCCGAGGACCGCTCCGCGATGCACGAGGGGCTCGAACAACAGCAGATTTCGGTCTCTAAGGCCGGTATCAACGCGACGCTCAAGTCGCGGTGTTCGCTCCTCGGCGCGGCGAACCCGAAGTACGGCCGCTTCGACCAGTACGAGCCCATCGGCGAGCAGATCGACCTCGAACCCGCGCTCATCTCCCGGTTCGACCTCATCTTCACGGTCACGGACGACCCCGACCCCGACGAGGACTCCAAGCTCGCGGACCACATCCTCAAGACCAACTACGCGGGCGAGTTGAACACCCAGCGGACGAACGTCGCCAACTCCGAGTTCACGGAACAGCAGGTCGACGCCGTCACCGACGAGGTCGCGCCCACCATCGACGCGGAACTCCTCCGCAAGTACATCGCCTACGCGAAGCGCACCTGCTACCCGACGATGACCGACGAGGCGAAGCAGGTCATCCGCGACTTCTACGTGGACTTCCGCGCCCGCGGCGCCGACGAGGACGCGCCCGTCCCCGTCACCGCCCGGAAGCTCGAAGCGCTCGTCCGCCTCGGCGAGGCGTCCGCCCGCGTCCGCCTCTCGGACAAGGTGACCCGCGAGGACGCAGAGCGGGTCACGGGCATCGTCGAGTCCTGTCTGCGCGACATCGGCATGGACCCGGAAACCGGCGAGTTCGACGCCGACATCGTCGAGACCGGCCGGTCGAAGACCCAGCGCGACCGCATCAAGAACCTGCTCGAACTCATCCGCACCATGCAGGAAGAGTACGAGGAGGGCGCGCCCCACGAGGAGGTCCTCGAACGCGCCAACAGCGAGCTGAACATGGACGAGAAGACGGTCAACGACCAGCTGGACAAGCTCAAGATGAAAGGCGACATCTACGAGCCCCGCGGCGACGTGTACCGCGCGACCTGA
- a CDS encoding conditioned medium-induced protein 4 translates to MDEKTAELRDIFIEATGSDTVTEQQSESRGSLADVDDPEAVRERVRDIVTTMRERYAFDTEFDDDALVALVVGFFDGDADANLAVELDASPEAVRTARFDLHLVRDADREFPFDADRFDNLLVDGADDETIAETLDVPVEVVAECRPVAEADIRSSRANYRFRDEFAELLTDDDLSNRMAEDARRDGLREATEDIETDVSL, encoded by the coding sequence ATGGACGAAAAGACCGCCGAACTCCGCGACATCTTCATCGAGGCGACCGGGTCGGACACCGTGACCGAACAGCAGTCCGAGTCGCGCGGGTCGCTCGCCGACGTTGACGACCCCGAAGCGGTTCGCGAGCGCGTCCGCGACATCGTGACGACGATGCGCGAGCGCTACGCGTTCGACACCGAGTTCGACGACGACGCGCTCGTCGCCCTCGTCGTCGGCTTCTTCGACGGCGACGCGGACGCCAACCTCGCGGTCGAACTCGACGCGTCGCCCGAGGCGGTTCGCACCGCCCGGTTCGACCTCCACCTCGTCCGCGACGCCGACCGCGAGTTCCCGTTCGACGCCGACCGCTTCGACAACCTGCTCGTCGACGGCGCGGACGACGAGACCATCGCCGAGACGCTCGATGTGCCCGTCGAAGTCGTCGCCGAGTGCCGCCCCGTCGCCGAGGCGGACATCCGTTCGAGCCGGGCCAACTACCGCTTCCGCGACGAGTTCGCGGAGCTGTTGACCGACGACGACCTCTCGAACCGGATGGCCGAGGACGCCCGCCGCGACGGTCTCCGCGAGGCGACCGAGGACATCGAGACCGACGTGTCGCTGTAG
- a CDS encoding biotin transporter BioY has protein sequence MATEHESVELVGDELVGNIARAALFAALMGAGSYVSFPNPVSPIPVTMQVLVVFLAGIFLGPVWGGGSIALYLAAGGLGAPVFAGGSAGLAPLVGPTAGYLWSYPVAAVIVGLVVHGGVDIGDYRVSTARLVGAMVAGTVVVYAFGTLGFAYVQSVGLESAFWTASAAFIPAEAFKIAAAVGIVRSDAIAAQ, from the coding sequence ATGGCAACCGAACACGAGTCAGTCGAACTCGTCGGCGACGAACTCGTCGGCAACATCGCCCGCGCTGCCCTGTTCGCGGCGCTCATGGGCGCGGGCAGTTACGTCTCGTTCCCGAACCCCGTCTCGCCGATTCCGGTGACGATGCAGGTGCTCGTCGTCTTCCTCGCGGGCATCTTCCTCGGCCCCGTCTGGGGCGGCGGCTCCATCGCGCTCTACCTCGCCGCGGGCGGTCTCGGCGCGCCGGTGTTCGCCGGCGGCTCCGCCGGGCTCGCGCCGCTCGTTGGGCCGACCGCCGGCTACCTCTGGTCGTACCCGGTCGCCGCAGTCATCGTCGGCCTCGTCGTCCACGGCGGCGTCGACATCGGCGACTACCGCGTGAGCACCGCCCGGCTCGTCGGCGCGATGGTCGCCGGCACTGTCGTCGTCTACGCCTTCGGGACGCTCGGCTTCGCGTACGTCCAGAGCGTCGGCCTCGAATCCGCCTTCTGGACGGCTTCCGCCGCGTTCATCCCCGCCGAGGCGTTCAAAATCGCCGCCGCGGTCGGCATCGTCCGCTCCGACGCCATCGCCGCCCAGTAG
- a CDS encoding energy-coupling factor ABC transporter ATP-binding protein yields the protein MIRVDGLVHRYGDTVAVDGVDLAIDDGECVVVAGANGSGKTTLVRHFNGLLDPDEGSVSVNGRSVSDHLVAARTAVAMVFQHPEDQLVAATIGADVAFGPENLGLDRDEIDRRVRESLAAVNLDGRKDERVDALSGGEVERLAIAGALAMRPDHLVLDEPFTGLDEPARRSVLARLRDLRAAGTSLVVVTHDLRDVAELADRVVVLADGDVALDAAPDEAADRLPDLDVRPPC from the coding sequence ATGATTCGCGTCGACGGCCTCGTCCACCGGTACGGTGACACCGTCGCGGTCGATGGCGTGGACCTCGCCATCGACGACGGCGAGTGCGTCGTCGTCGCGGGCGCGAACGGCTCCGGCAAGACCACGCTCGTTCGCCACTTCAACGGCCTACTTGACCCCGACGAGGGCTCGGTCTCTGTCAACGGCCGGTCCGTCTCGGACCACCTCGTCGCCGCCCGGACCGCGGTGGCGATGGTGTTCCAGCACCCCGAAGACCAACTCGTCGCGGCGACCATCGGCGCTGACGTGGCGTTCGGCCCGGAGAACCTCGGGCTCGACCGCGACGAAATCGACCGCCGCGTCCGCGAGTCGCTCGCCGCGGTCAACCTCGACGGTCGGAAAGACGAGCGCGTCGACGCCCTCTCCGGCGGTGAGGTCGAGCGCCTCGCCATCGCCGGCGCGTTGGCGATGCGACCCGACCACCTCGTCTTGGACGAACCGTTCACCGGCCTCGACGAACCCGCCCGTCGCTCCGTGCTCGCGCGCCTCCGCGACCTCCGCGCCGCGGGGACGAGCCTCGTCGTCGTCACGCACGACCTGCGCGACGTCGCCGAACTGGCCGACCGCGTGGTCGTCCTCGCCGACGGCGACGTCGCCCTCGACGCCGCGCCCGACGAGGCCGCAGACCGCCTCCCCGACCTCGACGTTCGCCCGCCGTGTTGA
- a CDS encoding energy-coupling factor transporter transmembrane protein EcfT → MLTYEPGDTLAHRLDPRTKLAVQVAFAAAGFAHTTPTGLVALGVVAAGCLRAADTSPVSALSDLRYAIPFLALGPLVEAARLGAPWFDPEAAVDPALASVRVLLVFFVAAAYVRTTPVRESRAAIQRLVPGRVGVALGVSIALVFRFLPLVRRDLRRVREAQAARLGSERRLDERLSLVAAGGLRRSFARADALALALRARCFAWNPTLPEIRFGRRDAPGVVLAAALLASAAL, encoded by the coding sequence GTGTTGACCTACGAACCGGGCGACACCCTCGCCCACCGGCTCGACCCGCGGACCAAACTCGCGGTGCAGGTCGCCTTCGCGGCGGCCGGCTTCGCGCATACCACACCCACCGGGCTCGTCGCCCTCGGCGTCGTCGCCGCGGGCTGTCTCCGCGCCGCCGACACCTCGCCGGTGTCCGCCCTCAGCGACCTCCGCTACGCGATTCCGTTCCTCGCGCTCGGCCCGCTGGTCGAGGCCGCCCGCCTCGGCGCGCCGTGGTTCGACCCCGAGGCGGCCGTGGACCCGGCGCTCGCCAGCGTCCGCGTGCTGCTCGTCTTCTTCGTCGCTGCGGCGTACGTCAGAACGACGCCCGTACGCGAGTCCCGCGCGGCGATTCAGCGGCTCGTTCCGGGTCGCGTCGGCGTCGCGCTCGGCGTCAGTATCGCCCTCGTCTTCCGGTTTCTCCCCTTGGTCCGCCGCGACCTGCGCCGCGTCCGCGAGGCGCAGGCGGCCCGCCTCGGGAGCGAGCGACGGCTGGACGAACGGCTCTCGCTCGTCGCCGCCGGCGGTCTCCGGCGGTCGTTCGCGCGGGCCGACGCCCTCGCGCTCGCGCTCCGCGCGCGGTGTTTCGCGTGGAACCCGACGCTCCCCGAGATTCGGTTCGGCCGGCGTGACGCGCCCGGAGTCGTCCTCGCCGCCGCGCTCCTCGCGAGTGCCGCGCTCTGA